In a single window of the Dreissena polymorpha isolate Duluth1 chromosome 3, UMN_Dpol_1.0, whole genome shotgun sequence genome:
- the LOC127872923 gene encoding uncharacterized protein LOC127872923, translated as MVRISKLTAFSATVTFFGTLAVLRKVQELRFFKKDSLDILKQEAEIRDVGKLIDKYGITEQELDRIKEENELEAKMFAAPPSVVDINPNWENKRVPRNDARI; from the exons ATGGTTAGAATTTCGAAACTGACAGCTTTTTCTGCAACT GTGACGTTCTTTGGAACACTAGCCGTGCTGAGAAAAGTTCAAGAACTGAGATTTTTTAAGAAAGACTCTTTGGATATTCTGAAACAG GAAGCAGAGATTCGTGACGTGGGAAAACTTATTGACAAGTATGGAATAACAGAACAGGAGCTTGATAGAATAAAAGAAGAG AACGAATTGGAAGCCAAAATGTTTGCTGCCCCTCCTAGCGTAGTGGACATCAATCCAAACTGGGAAAACAAACGTGTTCCAAGGAATGATGCCAGAATTTAA